One window of Candidatus Dadabacteria bacterium genomic DNA carries:
- the aroQ gene encoding type II 3-dehydroquinate dehydratase: MNILVIHGPNLGLLGKREPEIYGSRTLDDINALLSEEAAGRKDVSLEFFQSDSEGGIVGAIQGALGRVDGILINPAAYTHTSVAVRDAILSVGIPTVEVHISNIHKREEFRHTSFVSPVAEGVVSGFGPESYLLGLRGLVGHLVKGK, from the coding sequence ATGAACATACTTGTAATACACGGGCCCAATCTGGGCCTTCTCGGCAAAAGAGAGCCCGAAATATACGGAAGCCGCACGCTTGACGACATCAACGCCCTTCTATCCGAAGAGGCGGCGGGACGGAAGGATGTTTCCCTTGAGTTCTTTCAGAGCGATTCCGAGGGCGGCATTGTGGGCGCGATACAGGGCGCGCTCGGGCGGGTTGACGGAATCCTCATCAACCCCGCCGCCTACACGCACACAAGCGTCGCCGTAAGAGACGCCATACTGTCGGTCGGCATCCCGACCGTTGAAGTTCACATATCAAACATCCACAAAAGAGAGGAGTTCAGGCACACCTCTTTTGTGTCTCCCGTGGCGGAGGGCGTGGTGTCGGGCTTCGGCCCGGAAAGCTACCTCCTCGGCCTGCGCGGGCTGGTGGGGCATCTGGTAAAAGGCAAATGA